A stretch of Manis javanica isolate MJ-LG chromosome 1, MJ_LKY, whole genome shotgun sequence DNA encodes these proteins:
- the AGBL5 gene encoding cytosolic carboxypeptidase-like protein 5 isoform X1 has product MISSPVFFYFTGEFFPTYFLVTLSFAPSSVQAVNRRLRRRGWNPPGGSAGPAPKRHWLSSQGQSSAGGCFPSPTMELRCGGLLFSSRFDSGNLAHVEKVEPVSNEGEGVLSGASAPISSIASSPDYEFNVWTRPDCAETEFENGNRSWFYFSVRGGIPGKLIKINIMNMNKQSKLYSQGMAPFVRTLPNRPRWERIRDRPTFEMTETQFVLSFVHRFVEGRGATTFFAFCYPFSYNDCQDLLNQLDQRFLENHPSHSSPLDTIYYHREILCYSLDGHRVDLLTISSCHGLQGDREPRLEQLFPDTGTPRPFHFTGKRIFFLSSRVHPGETPSSFVFNGFLDFILRPDDPRAQTLRRLFVFKLIPMLNPDGVVRGHYRTDSRGVNLNRQYLKPDAVLHPAIFGAKAVLLYHHVHSRLNSQCPSEHQHSSHLPPDTPLSDLEKANNLQNEAHLGHSSDGNDPETWTETELAEQKPNSVWIMPQQSTEVEQPTLDTIPPKESGVAYYVDLHGHASKRGCFMYGNSFSDESTQVENMLYPKLISLNSAHFDFQGCNFSEKNMYARDRRDGQSKEGSGRVAIYKASGIIHSYTLECNYNTGRSVNSIPAACHDNGRASPPPPPAFPSRYTVELFEQVGRAMAIAALDMAECNPWPRIVLSEHSSLTNLRAWMLKHVRSSRGLSSTVNAGVSKKRGSRTPPKSNNGLPVSCSENALSRARSFSTGTSAGGSSSSQQNSPQMKSSPSFPFHGSRPEGLPGLSSSTQKVSHQVLGPVRDTRGCHGQSPWRHPAGRKGPNGRKGDIRLGSRSHPHTEPRSQDRRRRQQPLTHHPASSRLVPAPTPASSHPASSCNMGSCLLPSALSLSGSSCSLLSSGDKPESVIVIGKGLLGTGPQIPCIRTRLQARPRLGLGSPPTCRGMRGSSGPTSLTPQTRESSKPEPGPCSAPGLPQARPPRPRSAPAVSISCSLSDSHTRICYSGGPLGQPEPLIPCDNHNSLELQPHCSEAS; this is encoded by the exons ATGATCAGTTCTCCAGTGTTCTTTTATTTTACAGGTGAATTTTTCCCAACTTATTTCTTGGTCACCTTGTCTTTTGCTCCTTCCAGTGTGCAGGCCGTTAACCGCCGTCTGAGAAGACGCGGGTGGAACCCTCCCGGCGGGTCTGCCGGCCCAGCCCCGAAACGCCACTGGCTCAG CTCTCAGGGCCAGAGTTCGGCAGGAGGATGCTTTCCCAGCCCCACCATGGAGCTGCGCTGTGGGGGACTGCTGTTCAGTTCTCGCTTTGATTCCGGGAATCTAGCTCATGTGGAGAAGGTGGAACCTGTGTCTAATGAGGGGGAAGGAGTACTAAGTGGGGCATCAGCCCCCATCAGCAGCATTGCGTCTTCCCCCGACTACGAGTTCAATGTGTGGACCCGACCAGACTGTGCTGAAACAGAATTTGAGAATGGGAACAG GTCATGGTTCTACTTCAGTGTCCGGGGAGGAATTCCAGGGAAACTCATTAAGATCAACATTATGAACATGAACAAGCAAAGCAAGCTGTATTCCCAAGGCATGGCCCCCTTTGTGCGTACACTGCCCAACAGGCCACGCTGGGAACGCATTCGAGACCGGCCCACCTTTGAA ATGACAGAGACGCAGTTTGTGTTATCCTTTGTTCACCGTTTCGTGGAGGGCCGTGGGGCCACCACCTTCTTCGCCTTCTGCTACCCCTTCTCCTACAATGACTGCCAAGATTTGCTAAACCAGCTAGACCAGCGCTTTCTGGAGAACCATCCTTCCCATAGCAG CCCCCTGGATACCATCTATTACCACCGGGAGATACTATGCTATTCTCTGGATGGACATCGTGTTGATCTCCTAACAATCAGTTCTTGCCATGGGCTTCAAGGAGATCGAGAGCCTCGTCTAGAGCAGCTGTTTCCTGACACTGGCACCCCTCGACCATTCCATTTCACAGGCAAGAGG ATATTCTTCTTAAGTAGTAGGGTACACCCTGGGGAGACTCCATCTAGCTTTGTCTTCAATGGCTTTCTGGACTTCATCCTTCGACCTGATGATCCTCGGGCCCAGACCCTTCGTCGCTTGTTTGTCTTTAAGCTGATTCCCATGTTGAACCCTGATGGTGTGGTCCGGGGCCACTACCG CACAGATTCACGTGGAGTGAATCTGAACCGTCAGTACCTGAAACCTGATGCAGTCCTGCACCCAGCCATCTTTGGGGCTAAAGCTGTGCTTCTCTACCACCACGTGCACTCCCGTCTGAACTCCCAGTGTCCCTCTGAGCACCAGCATAGTTCCCATCTCCCTCCTGACACTCCCCTTTCTGACCTTGAGAAAGCTAACAATCTCCAAAATGAAGCTCACCTTGGCCACTCATCTGATGGGAATGACCCTGAGACATGGACAGAGACTGAGCTAGCAGAACAGAAGCCCAACAGTGTGTGGATTATGCCGCAGCAGTCTACTGAGGTCGAGCAGCCAACCCTGGACACCATCCCTCCCAAAGAGAGTGGTGTAGCTTACTATGTGGACCTGCATGGACATGCTTCCAAAAGGGGCTGCTTCATGTATGGAAACAGCTTTAGTGATGAAAGCACCCAG GTGGAAAATATGCTGTATCCAAAGCTCATCTCCTTGAACTCAGCCCACTTCGACTTCCAGGGCTGCAATTTCTCAGAGAAAAACATGTATGCCCGAGACCGCAGAGATGGCCAGTCTAAGGAGGGAAGCGGCCGGGTTGCAATCTACAAAGCCTCAGGGATAATCCACAG CTACACACTTGAATGCAACTACAACACTGGGCGCTCAGTAAACAGCATCCCTGCTGCCTGCCATGACAACGGCCGTGCCAGCCCGCCTCCCCCACCAGCTTTCCCCTCCAGATATACTGTGGAACTGTTTGAACAG GTGGGACGAGCTATGGCCATTGCAGCTCTGGACATGGCAGAATGCAACCCGTGGCCCCGAATTGTGCTGTCAGAACACAGCAGCCTCACAAACCTCCGAGCCTGGATGCTAAAACATGTGCGCAGCAGCCGAGGCCTGAGCAGCACTGTGAATGCGGGTGTCAGCAAGAAGAGAGGCTCTCGAACTCCACCCAAAAGTAACAA TGGATTGCCTGTTTCCTGCTCTGAAAATGCCTTGAGCCGAGCACGAAGTTTCAGCACTGGCACAAGTGCTGGTGGTAGTAGCAGCAGCCAGCAGAATTCTCCCCAGATGAAGAGCTCCCCCAGCTTCCCTTTCCATGGCAGTCGGCCTGAGGGGCTGCCAGGCCTGAGCTCTAGCACCCAAAAGGTCAGCCACCAGGTGCTGGGCCCTGTCAGAG ACACACGTGGCTGTCATGGGCAATCTCCATGGAGACATCCTGCAGGCAGAAAAGGGCCAAACGGTAGAAAAGGTGACATCAGACTTGGATCTAGGAGTCATCCACATACAG AGCCCCGGAGCCAGGACAGGAGACGGCGGCAGCAGCCACTGACCCATCACCCTGCTTCAAGCCGCCTGGTCCCAGCCCCCACTCCTGCTAGTTCTCACCCAGCCTCCTCATGCAACATGGGCTCCTGCCTACTGCCCAGTGCACTCAGTTTATCAG GGAGTAGCTGCTCACTCCTGTCCTCAGGGGACAAACCAGAGTCTGTCATAGTGATTGGGAAAGGTCTGCTAGGGACTGGACCTCAGATCCCCTGTATCAGGACCCGATTGCAG GCTAGGCCCAGGTTGGGCCTGGGCTCACCACCAACTTGCAGAGGGATGAGAGGCTCTTCGGGCCCCACATCCCTTACTCCCCAGACCAGGGAGAGCAGTAAGCCAGAGCCGGGACCCTGCTCTGCACCAGG GCTGCCTCAGGCCAGGCCCCCACGACCCCGATCTGCCCCTGCCGTTTCTATTTCCTGTAGTCTGTCTGACTCCCACACCCGGATTTGTTACAGTGGGGGGCCCTTGGGCCAACCTGAG CCGCTGATTCCTTGTGACAACCATAACTCCTTGGAACTCCAGCCACACTGTTCTGAGGCATCATAG
- the AGBL5 gene encoding cytosolic carboxypeptidase-like protein 5 isoform X7, translated as MISSPVFFYFTGEFFPTYFLVTLSFAPSSVQAVNRRLRRRGWNPPGGSAGPAPKRHWLSSQGQSSAGGCFPSPTMELRCGGLLFSSRFDSGNLAHVEKVEPVSNEGEGVLSGASAPISSIASSPDYEFNVWTRPDCAETEFENGNRSWFYFSVRGGIPGKLIKINIMNMNKQSKLYSQGMAPFVRTLPNRPRWERIRDRPTFEMTETQFVLSFVHRFVEGRGATTFFAFCYPFSYNDCQDLLNQLDQRFLENHPSHSSPLDTIYYHREILCYSLDGHRVDLLTISSCHGLQGDREPRLEQLFPDTGTPRPFHFTGKRIFFLSSRVHPGETPSSFVFNGFLDFILRPDDPRAQTLRRLFVFKLIPMLNPDGVVRGHYRTDSRGVNLNRQYLKPDAVLHPAIFGAKAVLLYHHVHSRLNSQCPSEHQHSSHLPPDTPLSDLEKANNLQNEAHLGHSSDGNDPETWTETELAEQKPNSVWIMPQQSTEVEQPTLDTIPPKESGVAYYVDLHGHASKRGCFMYGNSFSDESTQVENMLYPKLISLNSAHFDFQGCNFSEKNMYARDRRDGQSKEGSGRVAIYKASGIIHSYTLECNYNTGRSVNSIPAACHDNGRASPPPPPAFPSRYTVELFEQVGRAMAIAALDMAECNPWPRIVLSEHSSLTNLRAWMLKHVRSSRGLSSTVNAGVSKKRGSRTPPKSNNGLPVSCSENALSRARSFSTGTSAGGSSSSQQNSPQMKSSPSFPFHGSRPEGLPGLSSSTQKVSHQVLGPVRDTRGCHGQSPWRHPAGRKGPNGRKGDIRLGSRSHPHTGSSCSLLSSGDKPESVIVIGKGLLGTGPQIPCIRTRLQTCPRRTPARRGPGFPRLPQARPPRPRSAPAVSISCSLSDSHTRICYSGGPLGQPEPLIPCDNHNSLELQPHCSEAS; from the exons ATGATCAGTTCTCCAGTGTTCTTTTATTTTACAGGTGAATTTTTCCCAACTTATTTCTTGGTCACCTTGTCTTTTGCTCCTTCCAGTGTGCAGGCCGTTAACCGCCGTCTGAGAAGACGCGGGTGGAACCCTCCCGGCGGGTCTGCCGGCCCAGCCCCGAAACGCCACTGGCTCAG CTCTCAGGGCCAGAGTTCGGCAGGAGGATGCTTTCCCAGCCCCACCATGGAGCTGCGCTGTGGGGGACTGCTGTTCAGTTCTCGCTTTGATTCCGGGAATCTAGCTCATGTGGAGAAGGTGGAACCTGTGTCTAATGAGGGGGAAGGAGTACTAAGTGGGGCATCAGCCCCCATCAGCAGCATTGCGTCTTCCCCCGACTACGAGTTCAATGTGTGGACCCGACCAGACTGTGCTGAAACAGAATTTGAGAATGGGAACAG GTCATGGTTCTACTTCAGTGTCCGGGGAGGAATTCCAGGGAAACTCATTAAGATCAACATTATGAACATGAACAAGCAAAGCAAGCTGTATTCCCAAGGCATGGCCCCCTTTGTGCGTACACTGCCCAACAGGCCACGCTGGGAACGCATTCGAGACCGGCCCACCTTTGAA ATGACAGAGACGCAGTTTGTGTTATCCTTTGTTCACCGTTTCGTGGAGGGCCGTGGGGCCACCACCTTCTTCGCCTTCTGCTACCCCTTCTCCTACAATGACTGCCAAGATTTGCTAAACCAGCTAGACCAGCGCTTTCTGGAGAACCATCCTTCCCATAGCAG CCCCCTGGATACCATCTATTACCACCGGGAGATACTATGCTATTCTCTGGATGGACATCGTGTTGATCTCCTAACAATCAGTTCTTGCCATGGGCTTCAAGGAGATCGAGAGCCTCGTCTAGAGCAGCTGTTTCCTGACACTGGCACCCCTCGACCATTCCATTTCACAGGCAAGAGG ATATTCTTCTTAAGTAGTAGGGTACACCCTGGGGAGACTCCATCTAGCTTTGTCTTCAATGGCTTTCTGGACTTCATCCTTCGACCTGATGATCCTCGGGCCCAGACCCTTCGTCGCTTGTTTGTCTTTAAGCTGATTCCCATGTTGAACCCTGATGGTGTGGTCCGGGGCCACTACCG CACAGATTCACGTGGAGTGAATCTGAACCGTCAGTACCTGAAACCTGATGCAGTCCTGCACCCAGCCATCTTTGGGGCTAAAGCTGTGCTTCTCTACCACCACGTGCACTCCCGTCTGAACTCCCAGTGTCCCTCTGAGCACCAGCATAGTTCCCATCTCCCTCCTGACACTCCCCTTTCTGACCTTGAGAAAGCTAACAATCTCCAAAATGAAGCTCACCTTGGCCACTCATCTGATGGGAATGACCCTGAGACATGGACAGAGACTGAGCTAGCAGAACAGAAGCCCAACAGTGTGTGGATTATGCCGCAGCAGTCTACTGAGGTCGAGCAGCCAACCCTGGACACCATCCCTCCCAAAGAGAGTGGTGTAGCTTACTATGTGGACCTGCATGGACATGCTTCCAAAAGGGGCTGCTTCATGTATGGAAACAGCTTTAGTGATGAAAGCACCCAG GTGGAAAATATGCTGTATCCAAAGCTCATCTCCTTGAACTCAGCCCACTTCGACTTCCAGGGCTGCAATTTCTCAGAGAAAAACATGTATGCCCGAGACCGCAGAGATGGCCAGTCTAAGGAGGGAAGCGGCCGGGTTGCAATCTACAAAGCCTCAGGGATAATCCACAG CTACACACTTGAATGCAACTACAACACTGGGCGCTCAGTAAACAGCATCCCTGCTGCCTGCCATGACAACGGCCGTGCCAGCCCGCCTCCCCCACCAGCTTTCCCCTCCAGATATACTGTGGAACTGTTTGAACAG GTGGGACGAGCTATGGCCATTGCAGCTCTGGACATGGCAGAATGCAACCCGTGGCCCCGAATTGTGCTGTCAGAACACAGCAGCCTCACAAACCTCCGAGCCTGGATGCTAAAACATGTGCGCAGCAGCCGAGGCCTGAGCAGCACTGTGAATGCGGGTGTCAGCAAGAAGAGAGGCTCTCGAACTCCACCCAAAAGTAACAA TGGATTGCCTGTTTCCTGCTCTGAAAATGCCTTGAGCCGAGCACGAAGTTTCAGCACTGGCACAAGTGCTGGTGGTAGTAGCAGCAGCCAGCAGAATTCTCCCCAGATGAAGAGCTCCCCCAGCTTCCCTTTCCATGGCAGTCGGCCTGAGGGGCTGCCAGGCCTGAGCTCTAGCACCCAAAAGGTCAGCCACCAGGTGCTGGGCCCTGTCAGAG ACACACGTGGCTGTCATGGGCAATCTCCATGGAGACATCCTGCAGGCAGAAAAGGGCCAAACGGTAGAAAAGGTGACATCAGACTTGGATCTAGGAGTCATCCACATACAG GGAGTAGCTGCTCACTCCTGTCCTCAGGGGACAAACCAGAGTCTGTCATAGTGATTGGGAAAGGTCTGCTAGGGACTGGACCTCAGATCCCCTGTATCAGGACCCGATTGCAG ACCTGCCCGAGGAGAACTCCTGCCAGGAGGGGTCCCGGATTCCCCAG GCTGCCTCAGGCCAGGCCCCCACGACCCCGATCTGCCCCTGCCGTTTCTATTTCCTGTAGTCTGTCTGACTCCCACACCCGGATTTGTTACAGTGGGGGGCCCTTGGGCCAACCTGAG CCGCTGATTCCTTGTGACAACCATAACTCCTTGGAACTCCAGCCACACTGTTCTGAGGCATCATAG
- the AGBL5 gene encoding cytosolic carboxypeptidase-like protein 5 isoform X3 gives MISSPVFFYFTGEFFPTYFLVTLSFAPSSVQAVNRRLRRRGWNPPGGSAGPAPKRHWLSSQGQSSAGGCFPSPTMELRCGGLLFSSRFDSGNLAHVEKVEPVSNEGEGVLSGASAPISSIASSPDYEFNVWTRPDCAETEFENGNRSWFYFSVRGGIPGKLIKINIMNMNKQSKLYSQGMAPFVRTLPNRPRWERIRDRPTFEMTETQFVLSFVHRFVEGRGATTFFAFCYPFSYNDCQDLLNQLDQRFLENHPSHSSPLDTIYYHREILCYSLDGHRVDLLTISSCHGLQGDREPRLEQLFPDTGTPRPFHFTGKRIFFLSSRVHPGETPSSFVFNGFLDFILRPDDPRAQTLRRLFVFKLIPMLNPDGVVRGHYRTDSRGVNLNRQYLKPDAVLHPAIFGAKAVLLYHHVHSRLNSQCPSEHQHSSHLPPDTPLSDLEKANNLQNEAHLGHSSDGNDPETWTETELAEQKPNSVWIMPQQSTEVEQPTLDTIPPKESGVAYYVDLHGHASKRGCFMYGNSFSDESTQVENMLYPKLISLNSAHFDFQGCNFSEKNMYARDRRDGQSKEGSGRVAIYKASGIIHSYTLECNYNTGRSVNSIPAACHDNGRASPPPPPAFPSRYTVELFEQVGRAMAIAALDMAECNPWPRIVLSEHSSLTNLRAWMLKHVRSSRGLSSTVNAGVSKKRGSRTPPKSNNGLPVSCSENALSRARSFSTGTSAGGSSSSQQNSPQMKSSPSFPFHGSRPEGLPGLSSSTQKVSHQVLGPVREPRSQDRRRRQQPLTHHPASSRLVPAPTPASSHPASSCNMGSCLLPSALSLSGSSCSLLSSGDKPESVIVIGKGLLGTGPQIPCIRTRLQARPRLGLGSPPTCRGMRGSSGPTSLTPQTRESSKPEPGPCSAPGLPQARPPRPRSAPAVSISCSLSDSHTRICYSGGPLGQPEPLIPCDNHNSLELQPHCSEAS, from the exons ATGATCAGTTCTCCAGTGTTCTTTTATTTTACAGGTGAATTTTTCCCAACTTATTTCTTGGTCACCTTGTCTTTTGCTCCTTCCAGTGTGCAGGCCGTTAACCGCCGTCTGAGAAGACGCGGGTGGAACCCTCCCGGCGGGTCTGCCGGCCCAGCCCCGAAACGCCACTGGCTCAG CTCTCAGGGCCAGAGTTCGGCAGGAGGATGCTTTCCCAGCCCCACCATGGAGCTGCGCTGTGGGGGACTGCTGTTCAGTTCTCGCTTTGATTCCGGGAATCTAGCTCATGTGGAGAAGGTGGAACCTGTGTCTAATGAGGGGGAAGGAGTACTAAGTGGGGCATCAGCCCCCATCAGCAGCATTGCGTCTTCCCCCGACTACGAGTTCAATGTGTGGACCCGACCAGACTGTGCTGAAACAGAATTTGAGAATGGGAACAG GTCATGGTTCTACTTCAGTGTCCGGGGAGGAATTCCAGGGAAACTCATTAAGATCAACATTATGAACATGAACAAGCAAAGCAAGCTGTATTCCCAAGGCATGGCCCCCTTTGTGCGTACACTGCCCAACAGGCCACGCTGGGAACGCATTCGAGACCGGCCCACCTTTGAA ATGACAGAGACGCAGTTTGTGTTATCCTTTGTTCACCGTTTCGTGGAGGGCCGTGGGGCCACCACCTTCTTCGCCTTCTGCTACCCCTTCTCCTACAATGACTGCCAAGATTTGCTAAACCAGCTAGACCAGCGCTTTCTGGAGAACCATCCTTCCCATAGCAG CCCCCTGGATACCATCTATTACCACCGGGAGATACTATGCTATTCTCTGGATGGACATCGTGTTGATCTCCTAACAATCAGTTCTTGCCATGGGCTTCAAGGAGATCGAGAGCCTCGTCTAGAGCAGCTGTTTCCTGACACTGGCACCCCTCGACCATTCCATTTCACAGGCAAGAGG ATATTCTTCTTAAGTAGTAGGGTACACCCTGGGGAGACTCCATCTAGCTTTGTCTTCAATGGCTTTCTGGACTTCATCCTTCGACCTGATGATCCTCGGGCCCAGACCCTTCGTCGCTTGTTTGTCTTTAAGCTGATTCCCATGTTGAACCCTGATGGTGTGGTCCGGGGCCACTACCG CACAGATTCACGTGGAGTGAATCTGAACCGTCAGTACCTGAAACCTGATGCAGTCCTGCACCCAGCCATCTTTGGGGCTAAAGCTGTGCTTCTCTACCACCACGTGCACTCCCGTCTGAACTCCCAGTGTCCCTCTGAGCACCAGCATAGTTCCCATCTCCCTCCTGACACTCCCCTTTCTGACCTTGAGAAAGCTAACAATCTCCAAAATGAAGCTCACCTTGGCCACTCATCTGATGGGAATGACCCTGAGACATGGACAGAGACTGAGCTAGCAGAACAGAAGCCCAACAGTGTGTGGATTATGCCGCAGCAGTCTACTGAGGTCGAGCAGCCAACCCTGGACACCATCCCTCCCAAAGAGAGTGGTGTAGCTTACTATGTGGACCTGCATGGACATGCTTCCAAAAGGGGCTGCTTCATGTATGGAAACAGCTTTAGTGATGAAAGCACCCAG GTGGAAAATATGCTGTATCCAAAGCTCATCTCCTTGAACTCAGCCCACTTCGACTTCCAGGGCTGCAATTTCTCAGAGAAAAACATGTATGCCCGAGACCGCAGAGATGGCCAGTCTAAGGAGGGAAGCGGCCGGGTTGCAATCTACAAAGCCTCAGGGATAATCCACAG CTACACACTTGAATGCAACTACAACACTGGGCGCTCAGTAAACAGCATCCCTGCTGCCTGCCATGACAACGGCCGTGCCAGCCCGCCTCCCCCACCAGCTTTCCCCTCCAGATATACTGTGGAACTGTTTGAACAG GTGGGACGAGCTATGGCCATTGCAGCTCTGGACATGGCAGAATGCAACCCGTGGCCCCGAATTGTGCTGTCAGAACACAGCAGCCTCACAAACCTCCGAGCCTGGATGCTAAAACATGTGCGCAGCAGCCGAGGCCTGAGCAGCACTGTGAATGCGGGTGTCAGCAAGAAGAGAGGCTCTCGAACTCCACCCAAAAGTAACAA TGGATTGCCTGTTTCCTGCTCTGAAAATGCCTTGAGCCGAGCACGAAGTTTCAGCACTGGCACAAGTGCTGGTGGTAGTAGCAGCAGCCAGCAGAATTCTCCCCAGATGAAGAGCTCCCCCAGCTTCCCTTTCCATGGCAGTCGGCCTGAGGGGCTGCCAGGCCTGAGCTCTAGCACCCAAAAGGTCAGCCACCAGGTGCTGGGCCCTGTCAGAG AGCCCCGGAGCCAGGACAGGAGACGGCGGCAGCAGCCACTGACCCATCACCCTGCTTCAAGCCGCCTGGTCCCAGCCCCCACTCCTGCTAGTTCTCACCCAGCCTCCTCATGCAACATGGGCTCCTGCCTACTGCCCAGTGCACTCAGTTTATCAG GGAGTAGCTGCTCACTCCTGTCCTCAGGGGACAAACCAGAGTCTGTCATAGTGATTGGGAAAGGTCTGCTAGGGACTGGACCTCAGATCCCCTGTATCAGGACCCGATTGCAG GCTAGGCCCAGGTTGGGCCTGGGCTCACCACCAACTTGCAGAGGGATGAGAGGCTCTTCGGGCCCCACATCCCTTACTCCCCAGACCAGGGAGAGCAGTAAGCCAGAGCCGGGACCCTGCTCTGCACCAGG GCTGCCTCAGGCCAGGCCCCCACGACCCCGATCTGCCCCTGCCGTTTCTATTTCCTGTAGTCTGTCTGACTCCCACACCCGGATTTGTTACAGTGGGGGGCCCTTGGGCCAACCTGAG CCGCTGATTCCTTGTGACAACCATAACTCCTTGGAACTCCAGCCACACTGTTCTGAGGCATCATAG